In Vibrio japonicus, the following are encoded in one genomic region:
- a CDS encoding TRAP transporter large permease has product MIPLSITFVLFATFFLLLIIGSPIAVALGGASILSYLQLDQNPIKLVQLGFNAIGSFPLMAIPAFIFAGAIMEAAGISKRLVHIAETLSGSFTGGIGASTVVACIFFGAISGSGPATTAAVGMLMIPAMIKHGYGKDYSAAVTAASGGLGIIIPPSIPMVIFGISAMGIAPPFEAVAEFGQFQSISISKMFVAGVIPGLIMSLSILIYNYVYCKRSNIARSNHDWSFKESIQACRDGIWSLSAPVVILGGIYTGLFTPTESAIVTIFYVLFVGVFIHKELTWKEFTKCIDSTAWLSGRIMLILLTATAFGRLLVENQIPVVIVDALTALTTNPYLIWLLIIGILLFVGMFMETLAAIMILTPVLLPVTYTLGIDPVHFGVVMICALSIGFSTPPLGENLFVASAIAETPFEKITAKVTPIVFIAVLAVIIIAFIPQISLWLPSLFY; this is encoded by the coding sequence ATGATCCCTTTAAGCATCACATTCGTTCTTTTTGCGACGTTTTTCTTACTGTTGATTATCGGCTCACCTATCGCTGTGGCATTAGGTGGGGCATCGATTCTCTCTTATCTTCAGCTTGATCAAAACCCAATTAAATTGGTTCAGCTTGGCTTTAATGCGATTGGCTCCTTTCCACTTATGGCGATCCCTGCGTTCATTTTTGCGGGTGCTATTATGGAAGCGGCTGGCATTTCAAAACGCCTTGTGCACATTGCAGAAACTTTATCGGGCTCGTTCACTGGTGGTATTGGTGCATCGACGGTTGTGGCTTGTATCTTCTTTGGCGCGATATCGGGCTCTGGTCCAGCAACGACAGCAGCGGTAGGTATGCTGATGATCCCGGCAATGATTAAGCATGGGTACGGCAAAGATTACTCAGCTGCAGTAACCGCAGCTTCGGGTGGTTTAGGCATTATCATTCCACCGTCTATCCCTATGGTCATCTTTGGTATTTCCGCCATGGGTATTGCTCCACCGTTTGAAGCTGTTGCGGAATTTGGTCAGTTCCAATCCATATCCATCAGTAAAATGTTTGTCGCTGGTGTAATCCCAGGCCTAATCATGTCACTCAGTATTCTTATTTACAATTACGTCTATTGTAAGCGTTCGAATATAGCTCGCTCTAACCATGACTGGTCTTTTAAAGAATCGATTCAAGCTTGTCGCGATGGAATATGGTCTCTTAGTGCACCCGTTGTTATTTTGGGCGGTATTTATACGGGATTATTTACACCGACTGAATCAGCTATTGTGACAATTTTTTATGTGCTGTTTGTCGGGGTATTTATTCATAAAGAGCTTACGTGGAAAGAATTTACCAAATGCATTGATTCCACCGCTTGGTTATCCGGCCGCATCATGCTGATATTGCTAACCGCCACCGCATTTGGTCGCTTATTAGTAGAAAACCAAATTCCAGTGGTCATTGTCGATGCGTTAACCGCACTCACAACCAACCCTTACCTGATTTGGTTGCTGATTATTGGCATTCTGTTGTTTGTTGGCATGTTTATGGAAACCCTAGCCGCAATTATGATTTTGACGCCAGTGTTGCTGCCCGTCACTTACACACTTGGTATTGACCCGGTGCACTTCGGCGTCGTGATGATTTGCGCGCTTTCCATCGGCTTTTCAACACCGCCGCTTGGTGAAAACTTATTTGTCGCGTCGGCCATTGCGGAAACCCCGTTCGAGAAAATTACAGCAAAAGTCACTCCAATCGTTTTCATTGCTGTGTTAGCTGTTATCATCATCGCGTTTATACCGCAAATTTCACTCTGGTTACCTAGCTTGTTCTACTAA
- the rarD gene encoding EamA family transporter RarD, translating to MHNFSASVKKYTDAMSGQTKGVIASILCSLLFALIPAYVQLQPSLAPGNVSGAGSHWLAVQRILWSTVLFVILLVVSKRLHLLRLALSHWKKWPRYALSALLVAPQYWLFVWAPANGETLSLALGYFTMPIIMVLVGRFVYRETLSFFQKWACYFAVAGTLYACVLADGISWVVLVVALGYPVYFMHRKTIPLATDVGLTVDHLFIFPFALLAMFFLYPTDYFFSLPAGDYAYYIGFGLLAVTPTLLYLYAYSKLTVSMFGLLGYVEPTLIFLVGLLIGDTISSQEIPTYLFIICALLALVLDGIKRFR from the coding sequence ATGCATAATTTCTCTGCTTCAGTGAAGAAATACACTGATGCCATGTCAGGGCAAACCAAAGGCGTCATCGCGTCTATTCTTTGTTCGTTATTGTTTGCGCTTATTCCAGCGTACGTACAGCTACAGCCTTCGCTTGCGCCAGGCAACGTTTCTGGTGCTGGAAGCCACTGGCTAGCGGTACAGCGAATACTCTGGAGCACAGTGCTGTTCGTGATATTGCTGGTAGTTTCGAAGAGACTTCACCTACTAAGGCTGGCACTAAGTCATTGGAAAAAGTGGCCAAGGTATGCCCTGTCTGCGCTTTTAGTTGCGCCGCAATATTGGTTGTTTGTCTGGGCACCAGCCAACGGAGAGACGCTATCGCTTGCTTTAGGTTATTTTACAATGCCGATCATCATGGTGTTGGTTGGCCGATTCGTTTACCGAGAAACCTTGTCGTTTTTCCAGAAGTGGGCGTGTTATTTCGCGGTTGCAGGAACGCTGTATGCCTGCGTGCTTGCAGATGGGATATCTTGGGTCGTACTCGTGGTCGCGTTAGGCTACCCAGTGTATTTTATGCACCGAAAAACAATACCATTGGCGACCGATGTGGGTTTAACGGTTGACCACCTATTTATATTCCCATTCGCCTTGTTAGCGATGTTCTTTTTGTACCCGACTGATTACTTTTTCTCTCTGCCTGCTGGTGATTATGCTTACTACATTGGCTTTGGTCTCCTCGCCGTCACCCCTACGCTTCTTTATCTATACGCCTATTCCAAACTCACAGTGTCGATGTTTGGTTTACTTGGCTATGTAGAACCCACACTTATCTTCCTAGTCGGATTACTCATTGGGGATACTATCTCATCGCAAGAGATACCCACTTACCTCTTTATCATTTGTGCGCTGCTCGCCTTAGTGTTAGATGGCATCAAACGGTTTCGGTAG
- a CDS encoding O-acetyl-ADP-ribose deacetylase encodes MNNIHLINGDITKANVDAIVNAANPTLLGGGGVDGAIHRAAGPELLKECYGLEETDGVRCPFGKARITTAGQLHARFVIHTVGPIYNQFSDPKSILESAYTHSLDLALENGCETVALPAISCGVYGYPPEEAAEIALSVCAREKYQSLTMTFYLFGDEMLRIWQLATKS; translated from the coding sequence GTGAACAACATTCATCTGATTAACGGCGACATCACAAAAGCTAACGTCGATGCCATCGTCAACGCGGCGAACCCCACATTGTTGGGCGGTGGCGGTGTAGATGGCGCTATTCATCGCGCCGCTGGGCCAGAACTTCTTAAAGAGTGTTATGGATTGGAAGAAACGGATGGAGTGCGGTGCCCTTTTGGTAAGGCTCGTATCACTACGGCGGGCCAACTGCATGCCAGATTCGTCATCCACACCGTAGGGCCGATATATAATCAATTTTCAGATCCAAAATCCATATTGGAATCTGCGTACACTCACTCTCTCGACTTAGCACTTGAAAATGGGTGTGAAACGGTCGCATTGCCCGCTATATCTTGTGGGGTCTATGGCTATCCACCAGAGGAAGCGGCAGAGATTGCCCTTTCAGTTTGCGCGCGCGAAAAGTACCAGTCACTAACCATGACATTTTATCTTTTTGGAGATGAGATGCTGCGTATTTGGCAGTTGGCGACAAAATCATAG
- a CDS encoding c-type cytochrome: MQNKLMGAVLAVGLMSTSAMAADIEAGKAKASICAACHSIDGIALIPGYPHLKGQNEQYLVSSIKAYKNKERTGGLAAVMQAQASMLSDEDIANVAAYYASLK, from the coding sequence ATGCAAAATAAACTAATGGGTGCAGTGTTAGCTGTAGGCCTAATGAGTACGTCGGCGATGGCCGCTGATATTGAAGCAGGTAAGGCAAAAGCGTCAATTTGTGCCGCTTGTCATAGTATTGATGGCATCGCTCTCATTCCCGGATACCCACACCTAAAGGGGCAAAACGAGCAGTACTTAGTATCGTCTATCAAAGCCTATAAGAACAAAGAACGCACTGGGGGCTTGGCAGCGGTTATGCAAGCTCAAGCTTCTATGTTAAGCGATGAAGATATTGCAAATGTGGCAGCTTACTACGCGAGCTTAAAATGA
- the nosR gene encoding transcriptional regulator NosR encodes MQRIFTRVLVCQVLALLFVSFNSYALFVSPPKDPIPLIQQVFPDLTSISDKQGEPLVRTIKKDDNIIAYAFETNDIASIPAYSGEPVNTLVIIDPKGQYLASKVLEHHEPIILAGIPESKLWEFSDQYVGLSVKDRIKVGGKQNASYVPIDGLSGATVTVMVMNVAITKAATKVAESLGILKPSSNVIQPKSTIKHDVFAQKNWLELTGDGSIRKLLVRKGAVQEAFNDTEAENVDRVKDNEVDQTFAEIYYALADIPTIGKNLFGEQEYQWLTKDLKPDEHLIAIFGNGYSYKGSGYVRGGIFDRLQVHQNENEISFRDLDHSRILDLRIAGAPKFHEMSVFKVQAHHEFDPGASWQVELLVRRQLGAIDSVFTSFKGEYDPLPEYVDTPEPIIIEPELSLTQQVWDESKVKVIILLALITTLILMLFFQDILVKHPTFMHRFRHGFLVITVVFIGWLWGGQLSVVNVFTFLNALMTQFSWDLFLLDPMIFILWCAAAVTIVMWGRAVYCGWLCPFGALQELINQSARYFKIPQFELPWAVHERLWAIKYLILLGLFALSLDSLALAEQFAEIEPFKTTFLLKFDREWPFILWAVFLLALNLFNRKTFCRYLCPLGAALSVSNNIRLFNWLKRRPECGSPCKICAKECEIQAIHPNGEINMRECHYCLDCQITYSNESKCPPLKKQAYKKQKQRHADIPVTEIP; translated from the coding sequence ATGCAAAGGATTTTTACGCGAGTTCTAGTGTGTCAGGTGCTGGCACTCCTTTTTGTTAGTTTCAATAGCTACGCATTATTTGTCAGCCCGCCCAAAGACCCCATCCCCCTCATACAGCAGGTATTTCCTGACCTAACTTCGATCTCAGACAAACAAGGTGAACCGTTAGTCAGAACCATTAAAAAAGATGACAATATCATTGCTTACGCCTTTGAAACCAATGACATTGCTAGCATTCCCGCCTATTCCGGCGAGCCAGTTAACACGCTCGTTATTATCGATCCTAAAGGTCAGTACTTGGCGTCAAAGGTACTAGAACATCACGAGCCCATTATTTTGGCAGGCATACCTGAAAGCAAACTTTGGGAGTTCAGTGACCAGTATGTAGGTTTATCTGTTAAAGACCGAATTAAAGTGGGCGGTAAACAGAATGCGAGCTATGTGCCCATCGATGGTTTATCGGGCGCGACGGTAACCGTGATGGTGATGAATGTTGCCATTACCAAGGCCGCGACGAAAGTTGCCGAATCACTCGGCATCTTGAAACCAAGCAGCAATGTCATTCAACCCAAATCCACGATTAAACATGACGTTTTTGCTCAGAAAAACTGGCTTGAGCTAACTGGAGATGGCTCTATTCGTAAACTCTTGGTTCGCAAAGGAGCGGTGCAAGAAGCGTTCAACGATACTGAAGCGGAGAATGTAGATCGCGTTAAAGATAACGAAGTTGACCAAACATTTGCAGAAATCTATTACGCTTTGGCAGATATCCCGACTATCGGCAAGAACTTGTTTGGCGAGCAAGAGTATCAATGGCTAACCAAAGACTTAAAACCCGATGAGCATTTAATCGCGATTTTTGGTAATGGCTACTCCTATAAAGGCTCTGGTTATGTTCGTGGCGGTATTTTCGATCGCCTGCAAGTACATCAAAACGAAAACGAGATTTCTTTTAGAGACTTAGACCACAGCCGTATCCTCGATCTTCGTATTGCTGGCGCACCTAAGTTTCATGAAATGTCTGTCTTTAAAGTGCAAGCCCACCACGAGTTTGACCCCGGTGCTAGTTGGCAAGTGGAGTTACTTGTGCGACGCCAGCTAGGGGCAATTGATAGTGTCTTTACGAGCTTTAAGGGGGAGTATGACCCACTACCTGAATACGTTGACACACCTGAACCAATTATTATCGAGCCAGAACTGTCGTTAACCCAACAAGTCTGGGATGAGAGCAAAGTCAAAGTTATCATTCTGCTCGCACTTATCACAACTCTCATACTCATGCTGTTTTTCCAAGATATATTGGTCAAGCATCCAACCTTTATGCATCGTTTTCGCCATGGTTTCTTGGTGATTACGGTTGTGTTCATCGGCTGGTTATGGGGTGGACAGCTCTCCGTCGTGAACGTCTTTACTTTCCTAAACGCACTCATGACCCAGTTCTCTTGGGACTTGTTCTTACTAGACCCGATGATATTTATTCTATGGTGCGCAGCCGCTGTCACCATTGTTATGTGGGGACGCGCAGTTTACTGCGGTTGGCTATGTCCATTTGGAGCACTTCAAGAACTTATCAACCAAAGTGCCAGATACTTTAAAATACCTCAGTTTGAGCTTCCGTGGGCAGTACATGAGCGACTATGGGCTATCAAGTATCTAATATTGCTTGGCTTGTTTGCACTGTCTTTAGACTCACTTGCCCTCGCGGAACAATTTGCAGAAATTGAACCATTTAAGACGACATTCTTGCTGAAATTCGATCGTGAATGGCCATTTATCTTATGGGCGGTGTTCTTACTTGCGCTCAACCTTTTCAATCGCAAAACTTTCTGCCGCTATTTATGTCCGTTGGGTGCTGCACTTTCTGTGTCTAATAATATCCGTCTATTCAACTGGCTTAAACGTCGCCCTGAATGCGGTTCACCTTGCAAAATCTGCGCGAAAGAATGTGAAATCCAAGCGATTCACCCCAACGGTGAAATCAACATGCGCGAATGTCACTACTGCCTAGATTGCCAAATCACCTATTCCAACGAAAGCAAATGCCCACCCTTGAAAAAGCAGGCTTATAAAAAACAGAAACAGAGACATGCTGATATCCCAGTAACCGAAATCCCTTAA
- the nosZ gene encoding TAT-dependent nitrous-oxide reductase: MSDDDKYLNEDNLPVNADRRKFFGTSAAIGLGVVTAPMSAAMFASMAKAQAAEAGNSPYVEPGEMDEYYGFWSGGHSGEVRILGIPSMRELMRIPVFNTDSATGWGFTDESKRIKGDSAHIMSGDSHHPHMSMTDGRYNGKYVFINDKANSRVARIRCDVMRVDKMITIPNVQAIHGLRVQKVPETKYVICNSEFEIPMNNDGKATLEDASTYRSLFNVIDAEKMEVAFQVMVDGNLDNTDADYDGKYFASTCYNSEMGMNLGEMITAERDHVVVFSLARCEEALKAGKFKTYNGNEVPVLDGRKGSDLTRYIPVPKSPHGMNTSPDGKYFVANGKLSPTVSVIATAKLDDLFNDKIQPRDTIVAEPELGLGPLHTAFDNRGFAYTTLFLDSQIAKWSLEEAVKAYNGEKVNYIKQKIDVHYQPGHNSTSSGETRDADGKWLVSLCKFSKDRFLPVGPLRAENDQLIDISGDEMKLVHDGPTFAEPHDGTIIHRSKVKPSKIWSRDDPIFAETVEMAKRDGVNVMTDNKVIRDGNKVRVYMTSVAPTFGMNEFKVKLGDTVTVVVTNLDTIEDVTHGFCMTNHGVQMEISPQQTASITFVADKPGVQWYYCNWFCHALHMEMRGRMLVEA, from the coding sequence ATGAGCGATGACGACAAATACCTCAATGAAGACAATTTGCCGGTCAATGCCGACCGACGAAAGTTTTTTGGAACCAGCGCAGCAATTGGATTGGGTGTCGTCACCGCCCCAATGTCTGCCGCAATGTTTGCTTCGATGGCGAAAGCTCAAGCAGCAGAAGCCGGAAACAGTCCATATGTTGAGCCCGGTGAAATGGACGAATACTATGGGTTTTGGAGTGGTGGTCACTCCGGTGAGGTGCGTATTCTCGGTATCCCTTCTATGCGCGAACTTATGCGTATTCCTGTTTTCAACACCGACAGTGCAACTGGTTGGGGTTTTACCGACGAAAGTAAACGTATAAAAGGAGATAGCGCACATATCATGTCTGGTGACTCACACCACCCTCATATGAGTATGACCGATGGTCGCTACAACGGTAAATATGTCTTTATCAACGATAAAGCTAACTCGCGCGTTGCTCGTATTCGTTGTGATGTTATGAGAGTGGACAAAATGATCACGATTCCTAACGTTCAAGCGATTCATGGTCTTCGCGTACAAAAAGTCCCTGAAACTAAGTACGTTATTTGTAACAGTGAATTTGAGATCCCAATGAATAACGATGGTAAAGCGACATTGGAAGATGCCAGCACTTACCGTTCTCTATTCAATGTGATTGACGCCGAAAAAATGGAAGTGGCATTCCAAGTCATGGTTGATGGTAACCTCGATAATACGGATGCCGACTACGACGGAAAATACTTTGCGTCAACCTGTTATAACTCCGAAATGGGCATGAACTTAGGCGAAATGATCACAGCAGAACGCGATCACGTGGTTGTTTTCAGTCTTGCTCGTTGTGAAGAAGCGTTAAAAGCAGGTAAGTTCAAAACATACAACGGTAATGAGGTACCTGTACTTGATGGCCGTAAAGGCTCTGACCTCACTCGCTACATTCCCGTGCCTAAATCACCACATGGCATGAACACCTCACCAGATGGTAAGTACTTTGTTGCCAACGGCAAACTGTCGCCAACGGTATCTGTTATTGCTACCGCTAAACTGGATGACTTGTTCAACGACAAAATTCAACCAAGAGACACCATCGTTGCCGAACCTGAGCTAGGGCTTGGTCCACTGCACACCGCTTTTGATAATCGCGGTTTTGCTTACACGACCTTGTTCCTTGATAGCCAAATTGCTAAGTGGAGCTTAGAAGAAGCAGTAAAAGCGTACAATGGTGAGAAAGTTAACTACATCAAACAGAAAATTGATGTGCACTATCAACCAGGGCACAACAGTACGTCGAGTGGCGAAACACGTGATGCGGATGGTAAGTGGCTTGTTTCACTCTGTAAGTTTTCCAAAGACCGCTTCTTACCTGTAGGTCCACTAAGAGCTGAAAACGACCAACTTATCGATATTTCTGGTGATGAAATGAAACTGGTCCACGATGGACCGACATTTGCTGAACCTCATGACGGAACGATTATCCACCGCAGCAAAGTAAAACCAAGCAAGATCTGGTCTCGCGATGATCCTATCTTCGCGGAAACGGTAGAAATGGCGAAACGCGATGGTGTTAACGTTATGACGGATAATAAAGTGATTCGAGACGGTAATAAGGTTCGTGTCTATATGACGTCAGTCGCGCCGACTTTTGGTATGAACGAGTTCAAAGTCAAACTGGGCGATACAGTGACGGTGGTCGTGACGAACCTTGATACCATCGAAGATGTAACCCATGGGTTCTGTATGACGAATCATGGTGTGCAAATGGAAATCAGTCCTCAGCAAACCGCGTCAATTACCTTCGTTGCTGATAAACCTGGCGTTCAGTGGTACTACTGTAACTGGTTCTGCCATGCGCTTCATATGGAAATGCGAGGCCGAATGCTAGTGGAGGCGTAA
- a CDS encoding nitrous oxide reductase family maturation protein NosD: MKHTSWLLIVTLIYHGYAFSAVTAVHPNDDLQKILNLAEQGDTIVLDQGRYNGNFTVSTALTLTSTSGATIDAGGKGNAITLTHSGIEISNLNIVNWGRNLTDQNAGIYSDKAVQDLTITRNHLEGDGFGLWIQRAQNITISDNVVVGNPSLRSADRGNGIQLSTVKNAHVSNNTISQTRDGLYVISSQQSELRNNTMHDLRYGIHYMYSHSNRVIGNLAYNTRAGYALMSSKQLSVLGNISRNNEDYGMLMNFITNSTISYNQIKNIWTKPENKVVGREGKGLFVYNSGYNEISYNTIDTAEIGIHLTAGSENVKVSGNSFINNPVQVKYVSTQAQEWSIEGRGNYWNNYLGWDLNNDALGDTPFEPNDGIDKVVWKYPEAKVLLDSPAILLLRWIQKQFPVLKPSGVKDSFPLMSPLDISAELEQLSAPAPLQTQESHL, encoded by the coding sequence TTGAAACATACTTCTTGGCTGCTCATCGTTACTCTCATCTATCACGGTTATGCGTTTTCCGCAGTAACAGCAGTACATCCAAATGATGATTTACAGAAAATACTCAATCTTGCCGAGCAAGGTGACACCATTGTTCTAGATCAAGGGCGTTATAACGGAAACTTTACGGTTTCTACCGCGTTAACTCTGACCAGTACGAGTGGCGCGACGATTGATGCAGGCGGAAAAGGCAACGCGATCACACTGACGCACTCAGGTATCGAGATTTCAAACCTAAACATCGTGAACTGGGGACGAAACCTCACTGACCAAAATGCTGGGATCTATTCGGACAAGGCGGTACAGGACCTGACCATTACCCGTAATCACCTTGAAGGTGATGGCTTTGGTTTGTGGATTCAAAGAGCTCAAAACATCACGATCAGTGACAACGTGGTGGTGGGTAACCCTTCACTTCGTTCCGCCGACAGAGGCAATGGCATACAGCTGTCTACCGTCAAAAATGCCCACGTAAGCAATAACACCATTTCACAAACTCGTGATGGACTTTACGTCATCTCTAGCCAGCAATCCGAGTTACGTAATAACACGATGCACGACCTCAGATACGGCATCCATTATATGTATTCTCATAGTAATCGTGTCATTGGTAATCTTGCTTACAATACTCGCGCTGGGTACGCCTTAATGAGCTCTAAGCAGCTTTCCGTTTTGGGCAACATCAGCCGAAACAATGAAGATTATGGCATGCTGATGAACTTCATTACGAACTCAACCATCAGTTACAACCAAATCAAAAACATATGGACCAAACCTGAAAACAAAGTCGTAGGACGTGAAGGAAAAGGGTTATTCGTCTACAACTCTGGCTATAACGAAATCAGCTACAACACCATTGATACCGCGGAGATAGGTATCCACCTTACTGCGGGATCGGAAAACGTAAAAGTAAGCGGTAACAGCTTCATAAACAATCCGGTACAAGTTAAATATGTCTCTACTCAAGCACAAGAATGGAGCATAGAAGGTAGAGGAAACTATTGGAATAACTACCTTGGCTGGGATTTAAACAATGACGCGTTAGGCGATACGCCTTTCGAACCGAATGATGGCATTGATAAAGTGGTCTGGAAATACCCCGAAGCTAAAGTCCTGCTCGACAGCCCCGCCATACTTTTGCTGCGCTGGATACAAAAGCAATTTCCAGTCCTAAAACCGTCTGGTGTTAAAGATTCTTTTCCTCTGATGTCTCCTTTAGACATTTCGGCAGAACTAGAGCAGCTCTCCGCTCCTGCCCCATTACAAACACAAGAGAGTCATTTATGA